A genome region from Bacilli bacterium PM5-9 includes the following:
- a CDS encoding D-tyrosyl-tRNA(Tyr) deacylase (product_source=COG1650; cath_funfam=3.40.630.50; cog=COG1650; pfam=PF04414; superfamily=142535): MKALYIICANSSIDLVGYNVFEYLKENYQIEKLDYNTDLCEMYITKDDDHEYYLMITDDHVMHNTEKYLDFLNNNFSDVEAAIHVNYHEGTTAPDPILSVHHVGDILSGTYLPYNPKYATNLLVNMERLRKDNGLDTFTCESETTHFSGVVTNIDPKLLLEYPVNNIDLEIGSLAESFNNKIAIKTITETMFEVFNDTNDNRLNVLYLGGAHFEATYTNAILDSKYPIYLSHQLCGLWLMQTDYENTAYDTLKDLIEKSTIKYDAIVFHEKVKKLKPILNKLGEDLDIKVFKYNALKNIENSELKKLF; the protein is encoded by the coding sequence ATGAAAGCATTATATATAATATGTGCTAACTCAAGTATAGATTTAGTTGGTTATAATGTATTTGAATATTTAAAAGAAAATTATCAAATTGAAAAATTAGATTATAATACTGATTTGTGTGAAATGTATATAACTAAAGATGATGATCATGAATATTATTTAATGATTACTGATGATCATGTTATGCATAATACTGAAAAATATTTAGATTTCTTAAATAATAATTTTAGTGATGTTGAAGCAGCAATTCATGTTAATTATCATGAGGGTACTACAGCACCTGATCCAATTTTAAGTGTTCACCATGTTGGAGATATTTTAAGCGGAACATATTTACCATATAATCCAAAATATGCAACAAATTTATTAGTTAATATGGAAAGACTTCGTAAAGATAATGGATTAGATACATTTACTTGTGAAAGTGAGACAACACATTTTTCAGGTGTCGTAACTAATATTGATCCAAAATTATTATTAGAATATCCAGTAAATAATATTGATTTAGAAATAGGTAGTTTAGCTGAATCATTTAATAATAAGATTGCAATTAAAACGATAACAGAAACGATGTTTGAAGTTTTTAATGATACAAATGACAATAGATTAAATGTTTTATATCTTGGTGGTGCTCATTTTGAAGCAACATATACAAATGCAATATTAGACAGTAAGTATCCAATATATTTATCTCATCAACTTTGTGGTTTATGGTTAATGCAAACAGATTATGAAAACACTGCTTATGATACTCTTAAAGATTTAATTGAAAAATCAACAATTAAATATGATGCGATTGTTTTTCATGAGAAAGTAAAAAAATTAAAACCAATTTTAAATAAATTAGGTGAAGACTTAGATATAAAAGTATTTAAATATAATGCATTAAAAAATATTGAAAATAGTGAATTAAAAAAATTATTTTAG
- a CDS encoding protein PhnA (product_source=KO:K06193; cath_funfam=2.20.28.20,2.40.50.100; cog=COG2824; ko=KO:K06193; pfam=PF03831,PF08274; smart=SM00661; superfamily=57716,82057; tigrfam=TIGR00686), translating to MASLPNCPKCNSEYTYEDRDMYICPECAYEWVETEEVEDIIKDSNGNQLSDGDTIILIKDLKVKGSSSSLKKGTKVKNIRLKFGEEHDIDCKIDGFGAMELKSEFVKKA from the coding sequence ATGGCAAGCTTACCAAATTGCCCAAAATGCAATTCAGAATATACTTATGAAGATAGAGATATGTATATTTGCCCTGAATGTGCGTATGAGTGGGTAGAAACAGAAGAAGTAGAGGATATTATTAAAGATAGTAATGGAAATCAATTAAGTGATGGAGATACAATAATTTTAATAAAAGATTTAAAAGTTAAAGGTAGTTCATCTTCATTAAAAAAAGGAACTAAAGTTAAAAATATTAGACTTAAGTTTGGTGAAGAACATGATATTGATTGTAAAATCGATGGGTTTGGAGCTATGGAACTAAAATCAGAATTTGTAAAAAAAGCATAG